The following proteins are co-located in the Bosea sp. AS-1 genome:
- the kdpA gene encoding potassium-transporting ATPase subunit KdpA: MTLNGWIQILVFCAIIVALTKPLGGYMTRVFVGERTFLSPILAPVERGLYALAGTHEREEQHWSGYAVGLLLFNLAGLALLYALQRFQGSLPLNPDGMAAVAPDLAFNTAASFVTNTNWQNYGGESTMSYLTQMLGLTVQNFVSAATGIAIAVALIRGFARASARTVGSFWVDLTRATLYVLLPLCVMLTLAYVALGMPQTLDAAVTATTLEGAQQTMARGPVASQVAIKMLGTNGGGFFNANSAHPLENPNAVTNLLQMVSIFAIGAALTNVFGRMVGRERQGWAILAAMGVLFIAGLIVCYWAEAAGNPLVQALGLQGGNLEGKEMRFGIPLSALFAVVTTAASCGAVNAMHGSFTALGGLIPLVNMELGEVIVGGVGAGFYGIVLFVVLAIFVAGLMVGRTPEYLGKKIEAKEVKMAMLAVLCLPAGMLIFTAISAVLPGAVASVGNSGPHGFSEILYAYTSAAANNGSAFASLSGNTLWYNLTLGITMLIGRFLIIVPALAIAGSLAAKKSVPASAGTFPTDGPLFVGLLVGVILIVGGLTFFPALAVGPIVEHLAMLAGQSF, translated from the coding sequence ATGACTCTCAACGGCTGGATTCAGATCCTGGTCTTCTGCGCGATCATCGTCGCGCTGACGAAGCCGCTCGGCGGCTACATGACGCGCGTCTTCGTTGGCGAGCGCACCTTTCTCTCGCCGATTCTAGCGCCGGTCGAGCGCGGGCTCTATGCGCTGGCCGGCACGCATGAGCGCGAGGAACAGCACTGGAGCGGCTATGCCGTCGGCCTGCTGCTGTTCAACCTCGCGGGCCTCGCCCTGCTTTACGCGCTGCAGCGTTTCCAGGGCTCCCTGCCGCTGAATCCGGACGGCATGGCGGCCGTCGCCCCCGATCTCGCCTTCAACACCGCAGCGAGCTTCGTGACCAACACGAACTGGCAGAACTACGGCGGCGAGAGCACGATGTCCTATCTCACGCAGATGCTCGGCCTGACGGTGCAGAATTTCGTCTCGGCCGCCACCGGCATCGCCATCGCCGTGGCGCTGATTCGCGGCTTCGCGCGTGCTTCGGCCAGGACGGTCGGCAGCTTCTGGGTCGACCTCACCCGCGCCACTCTCTACGTGCTGCTGCCGCTCTGCGTGATGCTGACGCTGGCCTATGTCGCGCTCGGCATGCCGCAGACGCTCGATGCCGCGGTGACGGCCACCACGCTGGAAGGTGCGCAGCAGACGATGGCGCGCGGACCTGTCGCCTCGCAGGTCGCGATCAAGATGCTCGGCACCAATGGCGGCGGCTTCTTCAATGCCAATTCGGCCCACCCTCTCGAGAACCCCAACGCCGTCACCAATCTCCTGCAGATGGTCTCGATCTTCGCGATCGGGGCGGCGCTGACCAACGTCTTCGGCCGCATGGTCGGTCGCGAGCGCCAGGGCTGGGCGATCCTTGCCGCGATGGGCGTCCTGTTCATTGCCGGCCTCATCGTCTGCTACTGGGCCGAGGCCGCGGGCAACCCGCTCGTTCAGGCGCTCGGCCTGCAGGGCGGCAACCTCGAGGGCAAGGAGATGCGCTTCGGCATCCCGCTCTCGGCGCTCTTCGCCGTCGTCACCACGGCGGCCTCCTGCGGCGCGGTCAATGCCATGCATGGCAGCTTCACCGCGCTCGGCGGCCTGATTCCGCTGGTCAACATGGAGCTCGGCGAGGTCATCGTCGGTGGCGTCGGCGCCGGCTTCTACGGCATCGTGCTTTTCGTCGTGCTCGCGATCTTCGTCGCCGGGCTGATGGTCGGCCGCACGCCGGAATATCTCGGCAAGAAGATCGAGGCCAAGGAGGTCAAGATGGCGATGCTTGCCGTGCTCTGTCTGCCGGCCGGCATGCTGATCTTCACCGCCATCTCAGCGGTGCTGCCGGGCGCCGTCGCCAGCGTCGGCAACAGCGGCCCGCACGGCTTCTCCGAGATCCTCTACGCCTACACCTCGGCGGCCGCCAATAACGGCTCGGCCTTCGCCAGCCTCTCCGGCAACACGCTCTGGTACAATCTGACCCTGGGCATCACGATGCTGATCGGCCGGTTCCTGATCATCGTCCCGGCGCTCGCCATCGCCGGCTCGCTTGCCGCAAAGAAGTCCGTGCCCGCCTCTGCCGGCACCTTCCCGACCGACGGGCCGCTTTTCGTCGGTCTGCTGGTCGGCGTCATCCTGATCGTCGGTGGCCTGACCTTCTTCCCGGCTCTGGCTGTCGGTCCGATCGTCGAGCATCTGGCGATGCTCGCCGGGCAGAGCTTCTGA
- the kdpF gene encoding K(+)-transporting ATPase subunit F — translation MLVDYLLGGAVTALLLVYLIYALLRPERF, via the coding sequence ATGCTCGTCGACTATCTCCTCGGTGGGGCGGTGACGGCGCTCCTGCTCGTCTACCTCATCTATGCGCTGCTTCGCCCCGAGCGGTTCTGA
- a CDS encoding VOC family protein has product MKIVTSLSFQGQCREAFEFYAKVLGGKITAAIPYSDAPPGMPISDEKYKNWLMHCWLEVGDQALMGADMDVGWARNIDKPKNGFDVTLHSQDGAEARRWFDQLSEGGRAVMPFSETFWSPGFGSLVDRFGIPWMINTMPQPGWKPSQG; this is encoded by the coding sequence ATGAAGATCGTGACCAGCCTGAGCTTCCAGGGCCAGTGCCGCGAGGCGTTCGAATTCTACGCCAAGGTGCTGGGCGGAAAGATCACCGCCGCCATCCCCTATAGCGACGCACCGCCCGGCATGCCGATCTCCGACGAGAAGTACAAGAACTGGCTGATGCATTGCTGGCTGGAGGTCGGAGACCAGGCGCTGATGGGCGCGGATATGGATGTCGGCTGGGCCCGCAACATCGACAAGCCCAAGAACGGCTTCGATGTCACGCTGCACAGCCAGGACGGGGCCGAGGCCCGACGCTGGTTCGACCAGCTTTCCGAAGGCGGCAGGGCGGTGATGCCGTTCAGCGAGACCTTCTGGTCACCCGGCTTCGGCTCGCTTGTCGACCGGTTCGGCATCCCGTGGATGATCAACACCATGCCTCAGCCGGGCTGGAAGCCCTCGCAAGGCTGA
- a CDS encoding MFS transporter — protein sequence MNRSYRWVIVAAGGLLGCVAVGAMFSLPVFLRPMAQDTGWSVTGISTAMTIGFLAMAAASMIWGNLSDRFGPRPVVLTGSIVLSASLALASRADSLIAFQLLFGLLVGGATAAVFAPMMACVTGWFDTQRGLAVSLVSAGMGMAPMTMAPLAAWLVTVHDWRGSMLIIAGIAAALMIPAALLVRRPPALEAGPGEMAADGPSSEMTVGQAVRSPQFVILMLANFFCCATHSGPIFHTVSYAVTCGIPMIAAVSIYSLEGFAGMFGRLGFGLAGDRFGAQRVLVIGLMAQAFGVLAYAFVDRLEGFYAVAVVVGFLYAGTMPLYALIIRENFPLRMMGTIIGGTAMAGSLGMSTGPLIGGLIYDRFNSYAPLYVGSWGMGLTAMLILMTFRPFPRTQAAMVPA from the coding sequence ATGAACCGTTCCTATCGCTGGGTGATCGTCGCCGCGGGCGGCCTGCTGGGCTGTGTCGCGGTCGGCGCCATGTTCTCGCTACCCGTCTTCCTGCGCCCGATGGCGCAGGATACCGGCTGGTCCGTCACCGGCATCTCCACGGCGATGACGATCGGCTTCCTCGCCATGGCTGCCGCCAGCATGATCTGGGGCAATCTGTCCGACCGCTTCGGGCCGCGCCCGGTGGTGCTCACCGGGTCGATCGTGCTGTCCGCGAGCCTCGCGCTCGCCAGCCGAGCCGATTCGCTGATCGCGTTCCAGCTCCTGTTCGGTCTTCTCGTCGGCGGGGCGACGGCCGCGGTCTTCGCGCCGATGATGGCCTGCGTCACCGGCTGGTTCGACACGCAGCGGGGGCTGGCCGTCTCGCTCGTCTCGGCCGGCATGGGTATGGCGCCGATGACCATGGCGCCGCTCGCGGCCTGGCTGGTCACTGTCCATGACTGGCGCGGCTCGATGCTGATCATCGCCGGCATCGCAGCCGCCCTGATGATTCCGGCCGCGCTCCTGGTGCGTCGGCCGCCCGCGCTCGAAGCCGGGCCGGGCGAGATGGCGGCAGATGGGCCGTCCTCGGAGATGACCGTTGGACAGGCGGTGCGCTCGCCACAGTTCGTGATCCTGATGCTGGCGAACTTCTTCTGCTGCGCCACCCATTCCGGCCCGATCTTCCATACGGTGAGCTATGCCGTGACCTGCGGCATCCCGATGATCGCGGCCGTGTCGATCTACAGTCTCGAGGGGTTCGCCGGCATGTTCGGCCGGCTCGGCTTCGGCCTGGCGGGAGACCGATTCGGCGCGCAGCGCGTCCTCGTCATCGGGCTCATGGCGCAGGCTTTCGGCGTGCTGGCCTATGCCTTCGTCGACCGGCTCGAGGGCTTCTATGCCGTGGCCGTGGTCGTCGGCTTCCTCTACGCCGGGACGATGCCGCTCTACGCGCTGATCATCCGCGAGAATTTCCCGCTGAGAATGATGGGCACGATCATCGGCGGCACGGCGATGGCCGGAAGCCTCGGCATGTCGACCGGCCCGTTGATCGGGGGCCTGATCTACGATCGCTTCAACAGCTACGCGCCGCTCTATGTCGGCTCCTGGGGCATGGGGCTGACGGCCATGCTGATCCTGATGACATTCCGGCCGTTCCCGAGGACGCAAGCCGCGATGGTGCCGGCGTAG
- a CDS encoding TIGR02300 family protein — MAKPELGTKRVCPVTGRKFYDLDKDPIVSPYTGQAYPRSMFEPQAKAPSKPEAEDEDETEAADGAVELVSLDEADAEASEKDTVVTSEDDIEVEDVGGDDEDDTFLEEDEEGDDDVSDLIDGDIEGDEDN, encoded by the coding sequence GTGGCGAAACCGGAACTCGGAACGAAGCGCGTTTGCCCGGTCACGGGCCGCAAATTTTACGATCTGGACAAGGATCCGATCGTCTCCCCCTATACGGGGCAAGCCTACCCGCGCTCGATGTTCGAGCCGCAGGCGAAGGCTCCCAGCAAGCCTGAGGCCGAGGACGAGGACGAGACCGAGGCCGCCGATGGCGCGGTCGAGCTCGTCTCGCTCGACGAAGCCGATGCCGAGGCGTCGGAGAAGGACACCGTCGTCACCAGCGAGGACGATATCGAGGTCGAGGACGTCGGCGGCGACGACGAGGACGACACCTTCCTCGAGGAGGATGAGGAAGGCGACGACGACGTCTCCGACCTGATCGATGGCGACATCGAGGGTGACGAGGACAACTGA
- the aroA gene encoding 3-phosphoshikimate 1-carboxyvinyltransferase, with protein MSHDHEPAPLTARAGGPLKGRVRVPGDKSISHRAMIFGLLAIGETRVSGLLEGEDVMRTAAAARTLGAVVHHDGPGSWRVQGVGVGGLHQPEDILDFGNAGTGSRLMMGVCGSHPITTTFDGDASLRKRPMRRILDPLEQMGTLVVSQQEGGRVPLTLRGPQEAIPIVYRPPVASAQIKSAVLLAGLAAPGETTVIEAEATRDHTETMLAHFGAEVTVTPEGAHGRRIVLKGQPELQAAPIVVPADPSSAAFPLVAGLIVPGSDILLESVMTNPLRSGLLTTLIEMGADITVEREANEGGETVADLRIRASQLKGVTVPPERAPSMIDEYPVLAVAAAFATGTTRMRGLQELRVKESDRLAAVEAGLRTAGVTCAIEGDDLVVEGSGGAPVPGGGPIATHLDHRIAMSFLVMGLATRQPVMVDDALMIATSFPSFVSLMNGLGGRIA; from the coding sequence GTGTCGCACGATCACGAGCCTGCCCCCCTCACCGCCCGCGCCGGCGGCCCGCTCAAGGGTCGCGTCCGCGTGCCCGGCGACAAGTCGATCTCCCATCGGGCCATGATCTTCGGGCTGCTGGCGATCGGCGAGACCAGGGTCAGCGGGCTGCTCGAGGGCGAGGACGTGATGCGCACCGCCGCGGCCGCACGCACGCTCGGCGCCGTCGTCCATCATGACGGGCCAGGCAGCTGGCGGGTACAGGGCGTCGGTGTGGGAGGCCTGCACCAACCGGAGGACATCCTCGATTTCGGCAATGCCGGGACGGGCTCGCGGCTGATGATGGGCGTCTGCGGCTCTCATCCCATCACCACGACCTTCGACGGCGACGCCTCGCTGCGCAAGCGGCCGATGCGGCGCATCCTCGATCCGCTCGAGCAGATGGGCACGCTCGTCGTCTCGCAGCAGGAAGGCGGACGCGTGCCGCTGACGCTGCGCGGCCCGCAGGAGGCGATTCCGATCGTCTATCGACCGCCGGTCGCCTCGGCCCAGATCAAGTCCGCCGTGCTGCTCGCCGGCCTCGCCGCACCGGGCGAAACCACCGTGATCGAGGCGGAGGCGACGCGCGACCACACCGAGACGATGCTGGCCCATTTCGGCGCCGAGGTGACGGTGACGCCGGAAGGCGCGCATGGCAGGCGCATCGTGCTGAAGGGCCAGCCCGAATTGCAGGCGGCGCCGATCGTGGTGCCGGCCGACCCCTCTTCCGCCGCCTTTCCGCTGGTGGCCGGCCTCATCGTGCCGGGTTCCGACATCCTGCTCGAAAGCGTGATGACCAACCCGCTGCGTTCGGGTCTGCTGACGACGCTGATCGAGATGGGCGCCGACATCACGGTCGAGCGCGAGGCCAACGAGGGCGGCGAGACCGTCGCCGACCTGCGCATCCGCGCTTCGCAGCTCAAAGGCGTGACGGTGCCGCCGGAACGTGCACCCTCGATGATCGACGAGTATCCGGTGCTGGCGGTCGCGGCCGCCTTCGCGACGGGCACGACGCGGATGCGCGGCCTGCAGGAATTGCGCGTCAAGGAATCGGACCGCCTCGCCGCGGTCGAGGCCGGGCTGAGGACAGCCGGCGTGACCTGCGCGATCGAGGGCGACGACCTGGTCGTCGAGGGCTCGGGCGGCGCGCCGGTGCCTGGCGGGGGACCGATCGCGACCCATCTCGACCATCGCATCGCCATGAGCTTCCTCGTCATGGGGCTTGCGACCCGGCAGCCCGTCATGGTCGATGATGCTCTGATGATCGCTACCAGCTTCCCGAGCTTCGTCTCGCTGATGAACGGTCTCGGAGGCCGGATCGCATGA
- a CDS encoding d(CMP) kinase: protein MSPAKGTLVIAVDGPAASGKGTLAKRLAAHYGLPCLDTGLLYRMVARAMLDAGHDIQDAVAAEYIVGSFDETGFPEERLRGREIGEAASVVAAMPAVRAGLLARQRRFAAQPGGAVLDGRDIGTVICPDAPAKLFVTATPEVRAARRHKELLGRGETVSFESILADIRRRDARDSGRSDAPLKAAEDAVILDTSALTIAEVVAAAIAIVERRRAA from the coding sequence ATGAGCCCGGCCAAGGGGACCCTCGTCATCGCCGTCGACGGCCCGGCCGCCTCCGGCAAGGGCACGCTGGCGAAGCGGCTCGCGGCCCATTACGGCCTGCCCTGCCTCGACACCGGCCTGCTCTATCGCATGGTTGCGCGCGCGATGCTCGATGCCGGGCACGACATCCAGGATGCCGTAGCGGCCGAGTACATCGTCGGCAGCTTCGACGAGACCGGCTTCCCCGAGGAGCGCCTGCGCGGCCGCGAGATCGGCGAGGCGGCCTCTGTCGTCGCCGCGATGCCGGCGGTGCGGGCGGGGCTGCTGGCCCGGCAGCGGCGATTCGCGGCGCAGCCAGGCGGGGCCGTGCTCGACGGGCGCGACATCGGCACGGTGATCTGCCCCGACGCGCCGGCCAAGCTCTTCGTTACCGCGACGCCTGAAGTACGGGCGGCGCGGCGGCACAAGGAGCTCCTCGGGCGTGGCGAGACGGTCAGCTTCGAAAGCATCCTCGCCGATATCCGCCGCCGCGATGCGCGCGATTCGGGCCGCAGCGACGCGCCGCTCAAGGCTGCGGAGGATGCCGTGATCCTCGACACCTCGGCGCTGACGATCGCGGAGGTGGTCGCCGCCGCGATCGCGATCGTCGAGCGCCGCCGCGCGGCCTGA
- a CDS encoding DUF1194 domain-containing protein gives MRRWLYGLSSLAAAALWSHAAPNAQPANPPPEEVDVALVLAVDVSYSMDLDELALQRNGYIEAFRSKQLQDAIVNGAIGKIAVTYFEWAGGHFQYVVRPWKIIDSPAAANAFAEELGEAPTRRGRRTSISGAIDLGVQLLEQSNVTTIRRVIDISGDGANNDGRPVTTARDEAGAKGIAINGLPVMLKQAGYFDIDNLDVYYKDCVVTGIGAFVIPIREKHQFVEATRTKLLREIAALPPEATIQKAQATNPATCLAGERQWRERMGN, from the coding sequence ATGCGGCGCTGGCTGTACGGTCTCTCGAGCCTGGCAGCGGCGGCCCTGTGGAGCCATGCCGCGCCGAATGCGCAGCCGGCGAATCCTCCGCCGGAAGAGGTCGACGTCGCGCTCGTGCTGGCGGTCGACGTCTCCTACTCGATGGATCTCGACGAGCTTGCCCTGCAGCGCAACGGCTATATCGAGGCCTTCCGCTCGAAGCAGTTGCAGGACGCCATCGTCAACGGCGCGATCGGCAAGATCGCGGTGACCTATTTCGAATGGGCCGGCGGCCACTTCCAGTATGTCGTCCGCCCCTGGAAGATCATCGACAGCCCGGCCGCAGCCAATGCCTTCGCCGAGGAACTGGGCGAGGCTCCGACGCGGCGGGGCCGGCGCACCTCGATCTCGGGCGCGATCGACCTCGGCGTGCAATTGCTCGAACAGTCCAACGTCACGACGATCCGCCGCGTCATCGACATCTCCGGCGACGGCGCCAACAATGACGGGCGCCCCGTCACCACTGCCCGCGACGAGGCCGGCGCCAAGGGCATCGCCATCAACGGGCTGCCGGTGATGCTGAAGCAGGCCGGCTATTTCGACATCGACAACCTCGACGTCTACTACAAGGACTGTGTCGTCACCGGGATCGGCGCCTTCGTCATTCCGATCCGCGAGAAACACCAGTTCGTCGAGGCGACGCGCACCAAGCTGCTGCGCGAGATCGCGGCTCTGCCGCCGGAGGCGACGATCCAGAAAGCGCAGGCGACGAATCCGGCCACATGCCTTGCCGGCGAACGGCAATGGCGCGAGCGGATGGGGAATTGA
- the hrpB gene encoding ATP-dependent helicase HrpB codes for MRAFDTALPIDAVLGDLAASLRARSNAVLVAPPGAGKTTRVPLALLDEPWTKGGKLILLEPRRLAARGAANRMAQTLGEQVGETVGLRVRLGSKIGPKTRIEVVTEGVFARMILDDPALEGVAAVLFDEFHERSLDADFGLALALDAQGGLREDLRILVMSATLDGARIAKLLGDAPVIESEGRAFPIETRYRSRDPLKRIEDQVTETVLLALNEQPGSQLVFLPGQGEIRRVEERLRERLRDPSVEIAPLYGALDQREQDRAVLPTSAGKRKIVLATAIAETSLTIEGVRVVIDSGLARVPVYEPDIGVTRLETRRVSRAAADQRRGRAGRTEPGVCYRLWDEAATGALEPFARPEILSADLSPLLLDCAAWGVADPTTLTFLDPPPAPALKEARSLLAAIGALDADGRITSDGRALQALPLPPRLARMIVAAARFGQAGAAADLAAVLVERGLGGDAIDLAERLERFARERGGRAGDMRRLAEGWAHAAERHARQDRNSAEAPFSPGLLLAFAYPDRVAKARSPGSGQYLLANGRGGALETSQRLAREPHIVVAEMTGAAQQARIMAAAAVTEAEIGVLVAHGLAPYAIVEREETGFDRTSRALRVRAVRRYGALSLAERPLPVADTVENADALAKGIASLGIGLLPWTRAQNQLRERAAFLRRAEPEQGWPDLSDDGLAQEPELWLAPHIIGRASVGAIQPSDLDSALASLVPWDMKRRLDAEAPTHFTAPTGSSLAVDYAAEAGPTISVRVQELYGLAIHPALAGGRVPLVLELLSPAHRPIQVTRDLPGFWRGSWAAVKSEMKGRYPRHLWPDDPAAAAPTTRAKPRGT; via the coding sequence ATGCGCGCCTTCGACACCGCCCTGCCCATCGACGCCGTCCTCGGCGATCTCGCCGCATCCCTGCGGGCGCGTTCGAACGCCGTGCTCGTCGCTCCGCCCGGCGCCGGCAAGACCACCCGCGTGCCGCTCGCCCTGCTCGACGAGCCCTGGACGAAGGGTGGCAAGCTGATCCTGCTCGAGCCGCGTCGGCTCGCCGCGCGGGGCGCGGCCAATCGTATGGCGCAGACATTGGGCGAGCAGGTTGGCGAGACGGTCGGCCTGCGCGTGCGTCTCGGCTCGAAGATCGGCCCGAAGACCCGCATCGAAGTCGTCACCGAGGGCGTTTTCGCCCGCATGATCCTCGACGATCCTGCGCTGGAGGGCGTCGCGGCGGTGCTCTTCGACGAGTTTCATGAACGCTCGCTCGACGCCGATTTCGGGCTGGCGCTGGCGCTCGACGCGCAGGGCGGCCTGCGCGAGGATCTGCGCATCCTCGTGATGTCGGCGACGCTCGATGGCGCGCGGATCGCGAAACTGCTCGGCGATGCGCCGGTGATCGAGAGCGAGGGGCGCGCTTTCCCGATCGAGACGCGCTATCGCAGCCGCGATCCGCTGAAGCGGATCGAGGACCAGGTCACGGAAACGGTGCTGCTGGCGCTGAACGAGCAGCCGGGCTCGCAGCTTGTCTTCCTGCCGGGGCAGGGCGAGATCCGGCGTGTCGAGGAGCGCCTGCGCGAAAGGCTGCGTGACCCTTCGGTCGAGATCGCCCCGCTCTACGGTGCGCTCGATCAGCGCGAGCAGGACCGGGCCGTGCTGCCGACATCCGCCGGCAAGCGCAAGATCGTGCTCGCCACGGCCATCGCCGAGACCTCGCTGACCATCGAGGGCGTGCGCGTCGTCATCGATTCCGGCCTCGCCCGCGTGCCGGTCTACGAGCCCGACATCGGTGTGACGCGGCTGGAGACCCGCCGCGTCAGCCGCGCCGCCGCCGACCAGCGCCGCGGCCGCGCGGGTCGGACCGAGCCGGGCGTCTGCTACCGGCTCTGGGATGAGGCCGCGACCGGCGCCCTCGAGCCCTTCGCCCGGCCGGAGATCCTCTCTGCGGATCTGAGCCCGTTATTGCTCGACTGCGCCGCCTGGGGCGTTGCCGATCCGACGACTCTGACCTTCCTCGACCCGCCGCCGGCTCCCGCCCTGAAGGAGGCGCGCAGCTTGCTGGCGGCGATCGGGGCGCTCGATGCCGACGGCCGCATCACCTCGGACGGGCGCGCCCTGCAGGCCTTGCCTCTGCCGCCGCGCCTCGCCCGCATGATCGTGGCCGCCGCCCGTTTCGGGCAGGCCGGCGCCGCCGCCGATCTCGCTGCCGTATTGGTCGAGCGCGGTCTTGGCGGCGATGCGATCGATCTGGCCGAGCGGCTCGAACGCTTCGCCCGCGAACGCGGCGGCCGCGCCGGCGACATGCGCCGCCTCGCCGAAGGCTGGGCCCACGCGGCCGAGCGCCATGCCCGGCAGGACCGAAACTCCGCCGAGGCGCCGTTCTCGCCCGGCCTGCTGCTGGCCTTCGCCTATCCCGACCGGGTCGCGAAGGCACGCAGCCCCGGTTCCGGCCAGTATCTTCTCGCCAATGGCCGCGGCGGGGCGCTCGAAACCTCACAGCGCCTGGCGCGCGAGCCCCATATCGTCGTGGCCGAGATGACGGGCGCGGCCCAGCAGGCCCGGATCATGGCGGCCGCCGCCGTCACCGAGGCCGAAATCGGTGTACTGGTCGCCCATGGTCTCGCGCCCTATGCCATCGTCGAGCGCGAGGAGACGGGCTTCGACCGGACCTCGCGCGCCCTGCGTGTTCGGGCGGTGCGCCGCTACGGCGCGTTGTCGCTGGCGGAGCGGCCCTTGCCGGTGGCGGACACTGTTGAGAACGCCGACGCCTTGGCGAAAGGCATCGCCTCGCTGGGCATCGGCCTCCTGCCCTGGACTAGGGCGCAGAACCAGCTGCGCGAGCGAGCCGCCTTCCTGCGCAGGGCCGAGCCCGAGCAGGGCTGGCCCGATCTTTCGGATGATGGTCTGGCGCAGGAACCGGAGCTCTGGCTGGCGCCGCACATCATCGGCCGGGCTTCCGTCGGCGCGATCCAGCCATCCGATCTCGATTCGGCCCTGGCGAGCCTGGTGCCCTGGGACATGAAGCGTCGGCTCGACGCCGAGGCGCCGACCCATTTCACCGCGCCGACCGGCTCCTCGCTTGCGGTCGACTACGCTGCCGAGGCCGGCCCGACCATTTCCGTGCGCGTGCAGGAACTCTACGGGCTGGCGATCCATCCGGCGCTGGCCGGCGGGCGCGTGCCGCTGGTGCTCGAATTGCTCTCGCCGGCGCATCGGCCGATCCAGGTGACGCGCGATCTGCCCGGCTTCTGGCGCGGCTCCTGGGCCGCGGTGAAATCCGAGATGAAGGGCCGCTATCCGCGCCATCTCTGGCCGGACGATCCCGCAGCCGCTGCACCGACGACGCGGGCCAAGCCGCGCGGGACCTGA
- the trpA gene encoding tryptophan synthase subunit alpha → MNDTGQTRIQNRFQACAHEGRAALVTFVTAGDPDFETASAILAALPAAGADVIELGVPFTDPMADGIPVQLAGQRALKAGQTLRKTLAMVESFRKAGHDTPIVLMGYYNPIYAYGVEPFLAEARRVGVDGLIVVDLPPEEDAELCLPALEAGVSFIRLATPTTDDKRLPKVLQNTSGFVYYVSMTGVTGGAIADYGAVGDAVARIKRHTDLPVAVGFGVKTAADAAAIAKGADGVVVGSALVERVRLSLDDQGKATEKTVSAVTSLVAELAQGVRSVAKAA, encoded by the coding sequence ATGAACGACACCGGCCAGACCCGTATCCAGAACCGCTTCCAGGCTTGCGCCCACGAAGGGCGGGCCGCGCTCGTGACCTTCGTCACGGCAGGCGACCCTGATTTCGAGACCGCGAGCGCCATTCTCGCGGCCCTGCCCGCGGCCGGCGCCGACGTGATCGAGCTCGGCGTGCCCTTCACCGACCCGATGGCGGACGGCATCCCGGTGCAGCTCGCCGGGCAGCGCGCGCTGAAGGCCGGGCAGACGCTCAGGAAGACGCTCGCCATGGTCGAGAGCTTCCGCAAGGCCGGCCACGACACGCCGATCGTGCTGATGGGCTACTACAACCCGATCTACGCCTATGGCGTCGAGCCCTTCCTGGCCGAGGCGCGCCGCGTCGGCGTCGACGGGCTGATCGTCGTCGACCTGCCGCCGGAGGAGGATGCCGAACTCTGCCTGCCGGCGCTCGAGGCCGGCGTCTCCTTCATCCGCCTCGCCACGCCGACGACCGATGACAAGCGCCTGCCCAAGGTGCTGCAGAACACCTCCGGTTTCGTCTATTACGTCTCGATGACCGGCGTGACCGGCGGCGCCATCGCCGATTACGGCGCGGTGGGCGACGCCGTCGCCCGTATCAAGCGCCACACCGACCTGCCCGTGGCCGTCGGCTTCGGCGTCAAGACCGCGGCCGATGCGGCTGCCATCGCCAAGGGCGCGGACGGTGTCGTCGTCGGCTCGGCCCTTGTCGAGCGCGTCCGCCTTTCGCTCGATGATCAGGGCAAGGCCACGGAAAAGACCGTTTCGGCTGTCACCTCGCTGGTGGCCGAGCTCGCGCAGGGCGTGCGCTCGGTCGCGAAGGCAGCCTGA